One Polypterus senegalus isolate Bchr_013 chromosome 10, ASM1683550v1, whole genome shotgun sequence DNA segment encodes these proteins:
- the LOC120536196 gene encoding apolipoprotein L6-like, protein MDNRNFIEMYNHLQNLETIRNVRELRTGLIYQCFSISFLSNFSEHVETLETCLTDIEKIASEMDTVKKNVSITNVAGGTVGIVSGVLFITGLALAPVTLGASTALTIAGAAVGAAAGLGGAVASIAEVTLNRSDQKKIQEILNTYKHTIAHIKECIGIEELVFREVFELQEENIQERNQNIDKNEILSAELRAGLQIAGAGRAVASMVDDIVSLSRMGDVVGDVARVGVRGAGQGALRIVGGVGSGIFMVVDLYSICKNSIALAKGKKNETAEIMRKIVAELRCELETYKQLYEVLESGMKDIMINMEALENDSIFEQ, encoded by the coding sequence AAACGTCAGAGAGCTGAGGACTGGTCTGATTTACCAATGTTTTTCAATCTCCTTTCTGAGCAACTTTTCAGAACATGTGGAAACACTGGAAACCTGCCTTACAGACATAGAGAAGATTGCTTCAGAGATGGACACAGTTAAGAAAAATGTTAGCATCACCAATGTGGCAGGAGGCACTGTTGGTATAGTGAGTGGTGTGCTGTTTATCACTGGCCTGGCCTTGGCCCCGGTGACACTTGGAGCCTCCACAGCACTCACTATAGCAGGAGCTGCAGTTGGAGCAGCTGCGGGACTTGGAGGTGCAGTAGCAAGCATTGCTGAGGTTACACTCAATAgatcagatcagaaaaaaattcaggaaatccTAAACACGTATAAACATACCATAGCACACATTAAAGAATGCATTGGGATAGAAGAATTAGTTTTTAGAGAGGTTTTCGAATTACAAGAAGAAAATATCcaagaaagaaatcaaaacataGATAAGAATGAAATATTATCTGCCGAATTAAGAGCTGGTCTTCAAATTGCTGGAGCTGGAAGAGCTGTAGCAAGCATGGTAGATGACATTGTCTCTTTGAGCAGAATGGGAGATGTAGTGGGTGATGTTGCACGTGTTGGAGTGAGAGGAGCAGGGCAAGGAGCATTAAGAATAGTTGGTGGAGTTGGTAGTGGTATTTTTATGGTTGTAGACCTTTACAGCATCTGCAAAAACAGCATTGCTCtggcaaaaggaaaaaagaatgaaaCTGCTGAAATCATGAGGAAGATAGTAGCAGAGCTGCGGTGTGAGCTGGAGACATACAAACAACTTTATGAAGTCCTGGAAAGTGGGATGAAAGATATAATGATAAATATGGAAGCCTTAGAAAATGATTCCATCTTTGAGCAGTAA